tttgaccgtttttaaccgattttcatcgttttttatttttatcttttgtaatgatagaccatgactacgactatatgtgtgcgaagtttcaatcattttcgaaaatacaattttgaaataacggtaaaataaaattttagaattcaacaggttataacttttgaccaagagcagatagaaattttattaaacttttatgaacatcctgatacaattacatttcattttgtatatcacacataacggtagacaatgttaaatcaagaaacttgcgaaaaacctcaagaCACCAGTttagatctgttgccccccgaacagccaccagtgtgggaagtaccgtaatctcagtctggaaatttgacatggttgactttaaaaaattctaacttctcttataggcatctttgaaatgagattgatacgtcatatgaaaggtgaaataataagctttcacatggtatatattttttataggttgtcaaagcaaaaattgattccatagcctgagaacataaaaataaatgtttttttttttgctttttttaattaaatttgatggagtttaaaaaattctagctctttttgtagatgtctcatagacctgatcgatatatatattttgagctaagacaataagctttcagatggtatacaatttttaataggttgttagggaaaaaaatggaattaatgacgtgagaagataaaaattcatgttttttttgctttttttgatgataatcatttttttccataaattatttttatactttttgcgcattgtaaaaatttaaaattggttttaagaagaaatacttggcttttaaataagtaaacgcttcaattgactcattttaaacaaaagcacacaaccagTTTTCTGACGACGACGCGACggtgacgttatcacgtaaaatcatcgtccgtaaaccggctttacagacaaccgcTTTTTTACCCTACGAAAATgctgaaaaaaactaaaatcactttttttaagCCAAAGTGTATATTATTCGAAAGAGTTAAACGTTAAAGGCTAAAACATACATCAGCTCTTAGCTAAGAATCTTTTCTGTTTACAAAATGTCGGGTATACCTAATGTGTTTGATACGGTTAATGTTCGATacattgatttaatttaaaaaaaaaagtgattttagtgttttttggcatttgattTGGGTTGCCGAATAGGTACTTGTTTGTATTTGGGAGGTGGCACCCTacatttttagatagaagagagtcttagctaaaatCTGATGTACTTTGGTTTAAAAAGaagtaattttattgtttttcaggatttgcgtagggttgccgagtacttgtctataATTATTGAGAAGTAGAACTCAGCGTTTTTGGTGTATAATTTAGCTTTGTAGTGCATACAAAGttttactgttttgttcaaaacagatttttttttcagtgttgttttcatttgaatagggttgccacatttgtaggctTACGTTCCtgatgttattattattatttttttacttgcgatataggtactatatatcaagttatgcattcgtacaaaaaaaaagttgagataacatttttccatgacattacgatggtagagaattccaaaaaagtgggtcccggaagtccgtctgtctgtctgtctggtataaggagctacggcctaaacggatggactgattaatgtcaaacttggtatgtggAGTTATTTGGCGACTTTCTAGCAATTAGCTTTAGTATTCCTGAATAAAAATACTAATACTTGTTTACAGGACTACCACACATACGAGTAGTATTCAATTTATTAACAACTTTTAAGTATATTCTATGCTGCAAGCTGCAGGTCGggagtatatatatatatttatatctcttcttacttttttttttacagttttaacTTACTAAGAGCGAGAtgatataattataataataataataagaataatacattttatgtttaaaatttaaataagatttttgtttaatgatataattaaaatttaaatttaacatagCTTTTTGAggtttatatataaatatgtcAACAacgtaaatttttattttttaaacaataataatacattttatttattactttattttttttgtttaagtcatACAtaatacttatttatttataaatattttatttttattttatttatgtttttttacttatatttaAATCGTTCTTACATTCACATTGGTTGGTATACTTAATTTAtacataataatttaaatataatatattttaatttaagcttgttttttaaattaatatgtaGGAaagcagaaaaataaaatttgtactagttaaataaaatctgtatataaaacaatattttagttaattctttttttgtttttcttattttatacaatctgtattgtttttcttttactattttttgttttgtattaatttaatattatagTTAGATACATATTTATAATCGAATAACAATTCCACACATTAGCGtacgagatattttaatttaattttattttttgtttaatttttttttcatttcaggaaatatgtatttttttttctatatattttttttaattttttatttatgcttATTGTCAACTAATATGTCGATATTTTAAGTACATTGCAGGGGAAAATtaaggaaaacaaataaaattgtgtcCATCAACTCAATTtcgctttgaaaaaaaatttgaacgtTCCAATTTGTTACGATccaaaatttagttcaaaattttgagtcAGATAaacatttaaagattttttcatataattttgattaaaacacGTAAATTAGTAAATTACATCGGGCAAcattattcaattttaaatttatttttatttttatgtttatttttctctttatttAGTCAGCCATTTTTTTTGGCTAAAAATCATATTATACAAATAATAAGCGATTTAGCTTAAAATTGCTTTCATGATGATATTGATGATGTTTGATGACAATAAATCAGCTTATTcgatttcttttttctaagcattaATATTAACTACTATTGCTTCGATGTTTAATTTatcatacttaatttttttttttttgtttaatttatttatgattatacataattaatatgatttttttttgtatagtaaaataaaatgttaaatgaaagtttactttttttttgtttttatttcggtGAGTTTAATGATAGGCTAATAATACTacatttataacaattttttagttATGATAAGTTCATTTATCTGctgatttcttattattataaTCGAGTCATATTTGATctggaaaagaagaaaaaaatttaaataagaattaaaaaaattaaaaaaggttgcaaaaagtttgaaaatattaaaaaaaaaaatggcttttatttcattttctaaaCGATTCAAATACATAATTTGCTTTTCTATCAAAGATGATAAATTTGTTATTAAGAAGATTTTAGTAAAGAAAAGTAGCTTACTAAAAGAATCTTGGTCTCTAATAAAACACGAAAATTTTAAAGGAGATTCACACAACACACAGACTGGGGCAATTAACAGTTTCACTTAGTCAAGGAATATTAATAGGAGGAGGGACTTGCGCTGTGTTTTTAGTATTAGTGTacggttgccgagtacttgtcagAATTTTAGAGGTGGTACCTGACATTTTTAAGATAGGTAAGAGTGTAATGCTAAATTTTTTGACTATAGTTAAGCCTTatagtgtttaaaaaaatagtactcTTTTGTTCAGAGAAAATtcttgtaaagtttttttttttattttaatagggTTGGCATATTAGTGCGCCTACATTCCCTAaattattttactaattttttcttTGGTCCTTGGCATTTCAAAAATGCTCTTATTTGAGAAAACTACAAGGGTATGAATGTATTTgctatgtgacaatttttcctttaaaatagagttgccacatagaagttgctttttgaaaagtggcaaccctattttttaactttcagtAAAAAGTCTTCGGTTCTAAAtaatttgtatcaattaaattatgattgttaACATGGCAAGTTtccaaataacttttaaaattgatagctaaaataaaaattgcaaagagaacaataaaaattgatacaaatttaaaacctgAGGGCCATCATTAATTTtcttacttgctctatagggcaagtattcgtttcttgtcgaaaaaaaatttgattacgattatggagaattccgaaaaagtgggtctcgcaattccgtccgtgcgtctgtgcgtccatttGTACACATTTACACagcctgaagttgttttttttttgtttttctttttttatatatcgcttagaaagtgtataatataggtacatattcagccctatttataaactcATCGTCATCATAAACAGTATATAGCATTATGTACTCCTTATAATgtctttaaacagaaaattgttatttataaaatgtatgCAACGTTTAAAAGAGATTGTATTGggttgtttagagcctgaataagaatataatatatatattagggtgggtcaaaaaaatcgaaattctttttttttgatttggtactccgaaaaatttaaaaattcgttttttgttcttaattttgtaacaaattgaaaaataataataatcaaacgcgcaagacatattcttattggaaattgattgttctacaaaaaaggttttattaacttttttcattaatctaaccattctaaagatattcgaggtcaaagttaaaaaaaattataaaaccattttatatttttaaaaaatttccaattcacttaaacttcattattttcaaattagcaagatatattcttgtaggggcttaaacgttctacaaaaaattccttggaatcaaagtgattgctttaaccgtttagaagatattcgtatccaaaccaatgctcactgatttcaatagttttcttatgacccgtatgcattgcgatttggtgtgtatattctagaggggtctagcaatcgattttttggagtaccaaatcaaaaaaaagaatttcgatttttttgacccaccctaatatatatacagtaccttgccatattattaagcccaagcgaaaaaaatacaattttttgcttcatgttgctgaatttttaaagtttttgtcgaaatatcttcattttttttttgtctcatttacttacacttatcatTTAAATGaggattgcattaaaaaaattaaagtattcataaattttgataaaaaataacgtgcaaaagggaataagctccaaaagaatgtttctatggaattcatgaccGGAAAATTTCCAGACGGgtccaatacttaaatttttgtttcgagGAATAActtgacattcttaactttatggcaaaggccccatcttgcataaatataaaagctctgatcgtctggttaTTACGTAATGTTCTTAGATTTGGGACAGTTTTTACTTTCGTAGAAGACCAGACAAGCAGAGCTATTCACAGTAtgtttccaactttttttttatgtaaatccGTGTCTACATGATaaagtaaatgtaaatgtaagtagatgagacaaaaaaaaataaagatatttctacaaaaactttaaaaattcagcaacatgaaaaattgtattttttcgcttgggcctaataatatggcaaggtactgtaataTCATTTAAACATcacataattttcagaaaaagaaaacattatgTAGCAATGATTTGTATAGGTACAAGgttcatacatattttttttttcaactaaaacaaaaaataagaaatttggaCATTTTTTCCTGATATAATTTACGAGAAACTTTGgcgttattgtttttttttcttttttttttttctatgtttattttcgaatcagatggagttattttattgacagatggagttgttttccatttttagtacttatttggacacaaacctgGCATAACTGTAAtggctaagaaaatgttttataaatataaatttatgtaacgttgcataGAGGCTATATAAAACTTTATGCACTGTATAACTATGCAGCAgtttagagctgtttagtgaaatctaataaTAGTCCAGTGCATATATAATGGTCATgtatgggcgacccagcagtttgtaccacccccaaatttttttgctcattcgatagagcattggctgaatatcattaccctgattttttgcactcgcgaaattcacctttcggccgccatcttggattttagtttttgttaaatatctcgatttctatttatcctacataaaagttgtgtatacaagaaacgtaggcaattaaatttcgcgtcttttatgttaagaacacttttacgatattctgaatattaaaaaagttacaagtcaacaaagtaaaaaaaccagaaaaagtgacaattttaaagttttgagcactttttatcaaaattatgaaaaaaccttccgagatAAGATTATTTaccttaaaattttctacaactctgctttacaacttttttttctatcgctataaatacaaaagttattaatactttttttgttaaaaatgctcttttctgtttgtgttttttatctttacttttttcttaattttttttttttaccaaatctatATATAGCttatagctttatgttacaagagaaaattcaggacctgcaatttttttatatttaagtctcttcattgcgtaaaaaaggggtattatttaacaaaaaagtattaataactttattaattatagcgatacaaaaaacAGTTGTAtggcagagttgtagagaataaTAAGGCGAATAATCTTTTTTcgatacgttttttcataattttgataaaaagtgctcaaaactttaaaattgtcacttttttcttttaatttgttggcttgtaacttttttaatattcagaatatcgtaaaagtgttcttaacataaaagacgcgaaatttaattgcctacgtttcttgtatacacaacttttatgtaggataaatagaaatcgagatatttaacaaaaactaaaatccaagatggcggccgaaaggtgaatttcacgagtgcgaaaaatcagggtaatgatattcagataatgttctatcgaatgagcaaaaaaaatttaggggtGGTCAAATTTGGTATAAATGCACTAGACTTTAAATAGGGCTGATTatgtatacctcccatacaaatttttcaaattataccaaataactcgttattttgatttgaaataaggTTGAGTCTTGtgggtatctttttttttgcttgttaaatttaagattttttaaatgtttctcactaaattgaagttgaagatTACGAATTCACTCTGACTTCAAATCTAGCAGTtcgagttttcaaaattttctgatctgaattttttttggaaaacgcAGCAGTTTTCGATAAAAATCAGAAGGCGCAAAGCACACAATGTGtaatttaatgaaacaaaaccaaaatcaaTAGATTTCAGAAGGCATTTACTAACATAGACCGAAGAACACTTCCATCGTATCAAGTCAAAGATACAATGAAGCCCAGATAGAGAGAATTGGAACTTGAAAGATCAATTTTAACTTTTGGCTTGACTTATTTATATTATGCACTCGTTTTTGTTCCTCACTGTACTGTAACAAGTACATAACTATTAACATCCAagataatatacaaaaatacaaaatacatggGATAATTGTGTGTAATTTTGCAAACTTATCAAAAACTTCGTGCAGCTAAATACCTGATTGCTCTAAAATTAATTACCTTTTAAGAGTTAAACCACTTCATTTCTAGATGTTATTTTGGTTTCTGTGTGACTTAAAAACAATTCGCAGATGTACACAGTTTCCATAATTTTTTGCTCTAAGAGTTTTCCATTTTCAGTCTCTGAATACTATAAAATTACCTTAATTTGAATCTGAATCCGAATCACTTGGTGGCATTGGAGAAGCAGCTGGCTGTGGTGATGCAGGTGCTTCCTTAATACTCGTAGGCCTGGTAGCAGCCAAGTAAGCATTTTGTGATTCGCCATGTGTAGTTTCAATTCCAACCCTAAACCACAAACTTATTTAGTAACCTTTTCTTAAAGatagttaaaaattatcaaACAAAACTTACTTATATTCATGTCTTGCCAAATATCGAACATACTTTTCTGGTGGTTCATCGCTATCCGAATCTTGAACACTTACTGAACGAACAGTTGTATGCGAAACCTGTGTTGCTGGCATAGTAAATTCAACCAAGGCAAATGGTGCCAGTTCACTTGGTATCTGGTCATAGGAAGTTAATGCCATTCGACAGACCATTTGATGAGTTGTGTAGGCTCCTAAAAGTATACTCGATTTAGAACTTTCTTAAAGGTGTTAAGAAGTGTTTATTTTACCTTGCCCTTCTTTTGGAAGTCGCGGACAACGCCATACAATAGCCCGATGATGATGCTCATACTTGGCTTGACCCGATGTAACTTCAATAAGTGATTCCTGCAGGGTGTCAACTGTTCCAAGGATTCTCTCAATACCTTTAATTTTGCCCGTACGACGATGTGCGGATTTTACCGAACCGTAtctaaaaagattaaaaaaaaaattagtaccaAATTTGAAATGTAGATGGCGCTGTCATACCTAAAATGTTTTTCTACGCGAAACAGGTAAATCCAACATTCCGGTATCGGAAATCGAATAGAGACATCCTCACATGGAATTTGCCCCAGCTTACGCGATGCAAAGCCTGGCACCAAGATATCAGCTCTAAGTTCAACTTTGTTACCTGTAACGCACCACGTAGCTTTAAGCTGTAGTGGAAGCTCTCGATTCTTTGGCGGGCGTACTCGGAAACGGAACAGCTCAATATAACAAGCATCTGGTGgctgaaatctaaaaaaaaaaaacaaatattataaaGGTTTAAAGCCTAGAAGTTCTTTGAAGACTGCTTACTTAATAGTTCGGGTTCTTTCATATTCTTCCAAGTTAACAGAATTATGGAATTCAACTTTTTCCAGACGAATCCATTCTTCGGTTACAACTGGAATGATATCGTGACGTCCAACAACTTCCTTTCCTTGTCGCCACATGTCGTTCATACCAAGTTCAATAGTTGGCATTCCTGGTAAAAGTTATCAAGGTCAAGGTTATTCTTGACAATTTTCGACAAAAGCTTACCTGATAAGAAAGCCAAAAAGAACAGTCTTACTCTTGCAATCTGCTTCAGAATCTTCCCTTCTGAATCCTGTTCAACATAGATCTCATCCACTGCAGTAACTTGAACTTCTTCCATTTTATAATTCAAAGCCCGATCTCGATGAGCTGAGATCTTAAACAGTGCTTCTTCAATGCAAACTGAAAGCTGCTTCATATCTTCATAATTCATTGATCCAATCTTAAACAACTGTGAAGATTGCGGAGCATGTTCAACCGGCAAACCAAGCTTTTTCAAGTCACTTCCAAACTCCTTGACACCCTGGTAATCCCCAGCGATTGCATATTGGGCAAACTGACTTAGCTTATCTGTAATTCTTCCAGCCTTGGTAACCTGGCCTGGTCTAACTCCAGGCCTTTCTTTATAAAAGATATACTGCAGCTTCATGGTGAAGATCTTTCCAAACTGATCATATTGCTGAGCTCCAACTTCCGAAACCGAATAAGACGGTTGAAGTGGTAACTCTTGGAATGGTTGCTTATCTGAAGCTTGATTGAATAGCTGAATAACTGGCACATCATTTTGTATCGCCATTTTGACAAAGATCTTCTTCCAAAACCTTTGACCGGTAATCTTCTTTTTATTCGGTTGTCGAAGTTGCATTTCCCATCCGGGTCCAACATAGTTAAGTCTTGGAAAGTCTTCTAATGGCTGCGAAACATCTTCATCGAAGAGAGGAGTCTGTGGAGTTTCTTGTGAGTCTGTGCGTTGCATTGGTGGTACGGTTTGATCAGCAGCTACTGCTGGTGCTGGAAAACCTGCATCTTCTTCACCTTTATCGAATGGATTGACTCGGGGTGAAGTGTCTCCCGAATACACTGAGTTATTTTGTGAACCacgtggtggtggtggtggagcTAGAGCCGGTGTTACACCCTGAGCGTTTTCAGCTTTAGGTCGAATAACAACGCTGAATTCCTTGTCAACAGATTCAACAGAATCACTGCGTTCGGGAGCTTGCATGGCCAGGAAGGGATCAAAGCCGTCTTCCACACCGAAACCATCGTCAGGAGCTGCAGGTGTAACAGCACCAAAGTCATCGGTATCACCCCAAGCTAAAAAACAAAGTGACTGTGAATTATATAAAACGaatgaaaaaaatggttttgctTACCATCACCACCTCCAGTACTGGTTGGAGTGATTCCACCTCCAAAACCATCCAAAAGACTAACATTGTCCTTCTTAACCGAGTCGAACTTGGCTGAGAAAGCATCAAACTCATCTGAAGCAGCAAATATATTTGTTGCAACGACCGGAACTGGATCTGGATCAGCAGCAAAGATATTAACAGCTGGTTCCGGATCAACAGCAAATATATTAGTCACCGCTGGTTCTTCCACAGCGAATATATTCGTCACAACTGTTGGTTGTGGATAGGTTTCTTCATCAGCATCAGGACTAGCAAATGGATTAGCCGAAGCTGTTCCCGATGGTGGAGCAAAATCAAGCCCCGTATCCATTTGCTCCGGTTCACTAGCCTGATAGCTTGAATTGGCATCGATTGGAGATTCAGGAACAGCTTGAGTTGTAACAATCGATTCAGTTGGTGGACTATGATCAGCTTCGGTCTTTTCCACCTCAGCTACCTCTTCCGGTTCCGATTCTAACGGTTCTGGGTCAGCATGTGTCTCAATGATTTCTGGAGGCGGTACAGGTACAGGTTCGGGTTCTTCTTCATCGTCAGATCGGGGCAAATCTTCAACGGTGGTTATTTCTATATCCGGAGTTGGTGCTCTCATTTTAGGAATCTCTGGGGCAATGGCCAATTTTTCTTCCTCAACAGCTGCCTGAGGATGGCTGGTTATGTCTTGACTACTCTCATCTGGATGTGTTAGAGTTGAAGAGAATATTGGATCTTCTTTACCTTCTTCAACCGGTTCCTCAGTCTCAATTAATGGACTTGGCTCAGCTTCGGCAGCGCCACCTGGTGGTGTTGTTACAGCGGCTTCTTCGGTTTTTTGCTGTTCTCCCTCTGGCATTGGATCTAGTACGATATCTCCGCTAAGTAAGTCTTGTTGCGCTGGTTGTGGAGGTGACGGTTTCGAGAATAAACTCAAAATGTCCTCCTTACTTTTTGGTGGTGGCGGTTTAGCTGGTGCAGTTGTTCCGAACATGTCAAACAGATCATCAGGTTCTTTAGCCTGTTGTTGCTGATTGGGCTGAGGTGGAACAGGTCTTGGGGGAGCTCCTGGGATAGATGGTGGCGTTGGCCTTGGTGGTGCCGGTCTGGGCGGTGGTGGTCGTGGCGGTAAGGCTTTAGTCTGTTGCGGCATTGGTGTTGCTGCTTGAACGGTTGGTATGGAGGTTGGAGCTGCGAATGGATTTTCATTGCTACTTCCCATCAAGTCCATATCGAAGCCTTGAGTTGCTGAAGATCCACTGTCGGAAACATCAAGAAGATCCGCCAAGCCTGAGTCTGGTGTTGGGCTTGGAGAATGAA
This DNA window, taken from Episyrphus balteatus chromosome 2, idEpiBalt1.1, whole genome shotgun sequence, encodes the following:
- the LOC129910158 gene encoding protein stoned-B, with protein sequence MANPFLMMGDDMDDGADAAVNPFLMQAGPEEPAGEDFDNPFAGQTNPFAFGDDAEEELPPTTVATTMADIFQAQPTAAKTTNASAFQSIDPAMSFFGTTIEADDDAMDPSSEESGKKGPPPRPSPPSQQTQDLIYSVSDQLDQASSQLLGRLPATRSPSPVSMRDLHSPSPTPDSGLADLLDVSDSGSSATQGFDMDLMGSSNENPFAAPTSIPTVQAATPMPQQTKALPPRPPPPRPAPPRPTPPSIPGAPPRPVPPQPNQQQQAKEPDDLFDMFGTTAPAKPPPPKSKEDILSLFSKPSPPQPAQQDLLSGDIVLDPMPEGEQQKTEEAAVTTPPGGAAEAEPSPLIETEEPVEEGKEDPIFSSTLTHPDESSQDITSHPQAAVEEEKLAIAPEIPKMRAPTPDIEITTVEDLPRSDDEEEPEPVPVPPPEIIETHADPEPLESEPEEVAEVEKTEADHSPPTESIVTTQAVPESPIDANSSYQASEPEQMDTGLDFAPPSGTASANPFASPDADEETYPQPTVVTNIFAVEEPAVTNIFAVDPEPAVNIFAADPDPVPVVATNIFAASDEFDAFSAKFDSVKKDNVSLLDGFGGGITPTSTGGGDAWGDTDDFGAVTPAAPDDGFGVEDGFDPFLAMQAPERSDSVESVDKEFSVVIRPKAENAQGVTPALAPPPPPRGSQNNSVYSGDTSPRVNPFDKGEEDAGFPAPAVAADQTVPPMQRTDSQETPQTPLFDEDVSQPLEDFPRLNYVGPGWEMQLRQPNKKKITGQRFWKKIFVKMAIQNDVPVIQLFNQASDKQPFQELPLQPSYSVSEVGAQQYDQFGKIFTMKLQYIFYKERPGVRPGQVTKAGRITDKLSQFAQYAIAGDYQGVKEFGSDLKKLGLPVEHAPQSSQLFKIGSMNYEDMKQLSVCIEEALFKISAHRDRALNYKMEEVQVTAVDEIYVEQDSEGKILKQIARVRLFFLAFLSGMPTIELGMNDMWRQGKEVVGRHDIIPVVTEEWIRLEKVEFHNSVNLEEYERTRTIKFQPPDACYIELFRFRVRPPKNRELPLQLKATWCVTGNKVELRADILVPGFASRKLGQIPCEDVSIRFPIPECWIYLFRVEKHFRYGSVKSAHRRTGKIKGIERILGTVDTLQESLIEVTSGQAKYEHHHRAIVWRCPRLPKEGQGAYTTHQMVCRMALTSYDQIPSELAPFALVEFTMPATQVSHTTVRSVSVQDSDSDEPPEKYVRYLARHEYKVGIETTHGESQNAYLAATRPTSIKEAPASPQPAASPMPPSDSDSDSN